A single region of the Acidobacteriota bacterium genome encodes:
- a CDS encoding DUF3782 domain-containing protein: protein MTDQELRDLVASVAKMQAETAAQMQAHDRRIAELREQSDRRQAELREQSDRRQAELREQSDRRQAELDRQQAETNKQIKRVDKQIGDLGNKFGSFAEGMALPSMETVLRRRFGVNDVSPRRKFFLNGETLEMDVFGYDNTGTLKEAYVVEIKSHLKPEAIEQILETIAKLPRFFPAMKDRKIYGIIAAVDIPANLRAEVWKAGLYLARINDETFKLQIPRNFQPQAFGPAVEKNGHKNGHKTGKSKKKK, encoded by the coding sequence ATGACTGACCAGGAATTGAGAGACTTAGTCGCGAGCGTTGCAAAAATGCAGGCTGAAACCGCTGCGCAAATGCAAGCACACGACCGGCGCATCGCTGAGTTGCGGGAACAGTCTGACCGCCGCCAAGCCGAGTTGCGGGAACAGTCCGACCGCCGCCAAGCCGAGTTGCGGGAACAGTCTGACCGCCGCCAAGCCGAACTTGACCGCCAACAAGCCGAAACCAATAAACAAATTAAACGTGTGGATAAACAAATTGGCGACCTCGGCAACAAGTTTGGCAGTTTTGCCGAAGGCATGGCCTTGCCTTCTATGGAAACAGTGCTGCGCAGACGCTTCGGCGTGAACGATGTCTCACCGCGCCGCAAATTCTTTCTCAACGGCGAAACGCTTGAAATGGACGTATTTGGCTACGACAATACTGGCACTCTCAAGGAAGCTTACGTCGTCGAGATCAAAAGCCACCTCAAACCGGAAGCGATTGAGCAGATTCTTGAGACTATCGCCAAACTACCGCGCTTCTTTCCTGCCATGAAAGACCGTAAGATTTACGGCATCATCGCCGCCGTGGACATCCCCGCCAATCTGCGCGCCGAAGTGTGGAAGGCTGGGCTGTACCTGGCCCGTATCAACGACGAGACATTCAAGCTGCAAATCCCACGCAATTTCCAACCGCAAGCGTTTGGCCCGGCCGTTGAAAAGAACGGCCACAAGAATGGGCACAAAACCGGCAAATCCAAAAAGAAAAAATAA
- a CDS encoding methionine synthase gives MASPSQQGLIDATKVVFKIQELAGLDVVADGELYRWDVNHPDTNGMIEYFIRPMTGIRSQVTRTDIAEFKRLEGMGFRSTPAGVVEDTIDEGMLNLGEDYRRARACTTHPMKFTLTGPHMLCKTLIDHRYANRAELAAALAHALAKQVPEIDADVIQIDEANITGHPDEGDWAADALNVVLDAATSAREKGVHLCFGNYGGQSIQRGEWRKLIAFLNRLHCDHILIEMAFRGYEELQYFKDELDPRIGLGLGVVDIKVNTVETPDEIAERIATAAGFIGAERIKWVNPDCGFWMNKRSIADRKIAALVKGRDLFLGRS, from the coding sequence ATGGCTTCGCCTAGTCAGCAGGGATTGATTGACGCGACCAAAGTCGTCTTTAAGATTCAAGAACTCGCCGGCCTCGATGTCGTCGCCGATGGCGAACTGTATCGCTGGGATGTCAATCATCCCGACACCAACGGCATGATCGAATACTTTATTCGCCCGATGACGGGCATCCGCTCGCAAGTCACCCGCACCGACATTGCCGAATTCAAACGACTGGAAGGCATGGGCTTTCGTTCCACCCCCGCCGGTGTCGTCGAAGATACGATTGACGAAGGCATGTTGAATCTGGGGGAGGATTACCGGCGCGCCCGCGCTTGCACGACGCATCCCATGAAATTCACGCTGACGGGGCCGCACATGCTGTGCAAGACGCTCATAGATCATCGCTACGCCAATCGCGCCGAACTCGCGGCAGCCTTGGCGCACGCACTCGCCAAGCAAGTCCCCGAAATTGACGCCGACGTGATTCAAATTGACGAAGCCAACATCACCGGCCACCCCGACGAAGGCGACTGGGCCGCCGACGCCCTCAACGTCGTGCTTGACGCAGCCACCAGCGCCAGAGAAAAAGGCGTGCATCTGTGCTTCGGCAATTACGGCGGTCAGTCCATCCAACGCGGTGAATGGCGCAAGCTGATCGCCTTTTTGAATCGGTTGCATTGCGACCACATCCTGATCGAGATGGCCTTTCGCGGGTACGAAGAGTTGCAATACTTCAAAGATGAACTCGACCCGCGCATCGGCCTGGGCCTGGGCGTGGTGGACATCAAGGTCAACACTGTCGAAACGCCCGACGAGATTGCCGAACGCATCGCGACGGCGGCGGGTTTCATCGGCGCGGAACGCATTAAGTGGGTCAATCCCGATTGCGGCTTCTGGATGAACAAGCGTTCGATTGCGGATCGGAAGATTGCGGCCTTGGTCAAAGGGCGGGATTTGTTTTTGGGCCGAAGCTGA
- a CDS encoding HAMP domain-containing histidine kinase, which produces MEAESAFVLCHTDGRIVAENPMWRQWFAAATDCTHLQAAAARLACPQLWPLSSAAVEAGAVEVQIGSQSYLMHVHTLGEWLLLEFTAAEQDRAAQAETDALLDMGRLTSRLIHDFRNQMGGLKLYASYLKKRLAGAEAGTAGQEGAEIADKIIEGLNTMAEHATLVSRMTKPIELRCETGELAALVEQLVSEQRLRATPRHVQLVSGLADDLLELPFDVQQLHAALTALLARAIEVSPPQTTVTVTLQRDAEDCVLTVTDAGARLTDAQRAALFDFLTHERLNKNALELAHAKRILEAHGGSLVARAAGKVGTSVQVRLKI; this is translated from the coding sequence ATGGAAGCTGAATCGGCCTTCGTGTTGTGCCACACGGACGGGCGCATTGTGGCAGAAAATCCAATGTGGCGGCAGTGGTTTGCCGCCGCGACGGATTGCACGCATCTGCAAGCGGCTGCGGCGCGCCTGGCTTGCCCGCAATTGTGGCCGTTGTCGAGCGCAGCCGTGGAGGCGGGCGCGGTTGAAGTGCAGATTGGCTCCCAGTCGTATCTAATGCATGTGCATACGCTGGGCGAATGGCTCTTGCTGGAATTCACTGCGGCAGAGCAAGACCGTGCGGCGCAAGCTGAGACAGACGCCCTGCTCGATATGGGGCGGCTGACGTCGCGGCTGATTCACGACTTTCGCAATCAGATGGGCGGGCTGAAACTCTATGCTTCCTATCTGAAGAAACGCCTGGCGGGCGCGGAGGCCGGGACGGCGGGGCAGGAAGGCGCTGAGATTGCCGACAAGATCATTGAAGGGTTGAATACGATGGCTGAACACGCGACGCTGGTCAGCCGTATGACCAAGCCGATTGAATTGCGTTGCGAAACGGGTGAGTTGGCGGCGCTGGTTGAGCAACTTGTAAGTGAACAGCGGTTGCGCGCCACGCCGCGCCACGTCCAACTGGTCAGTGGGCTGGCCGATGACCTTCTCGAATTGCCTTTCGATGTGCAGCAATTGCACGCGGCGCTCACGGCCTTGCTGGCCCGCGCCATCGAAGTTTCACCGCCGCAAACGACCGTCACGGTTACGTTGCAACGTGACGCTGAGGATTGCGTTCTGACCGTGACGGATGCCGGGGCGCGGTTGACGGACGCGCAACGCGCGGCGCTTTTTGATTTTTTGACCCATGAACGACTCAACAAAAACGCCCTTGAACTGGCGCACGCCAAACGCATCCTCGAAGCTCATGGCGGTTCGCTGGTGGCGCGGGCGGCAGGTAAGGTTGGAACATCGGTACAAGTGAGGTTGAAAATATAA
- a CDS encoding sigma-54-dependent Fis family transcriptional regulator — translation MKQEINILVVDDEPMMTEGLRLVLGAEGYRVQTAQDFRAGHAALQRGAFDLVISDLQLPDDQQGGLSLLRAVKSRDSQNGQSETEVIIITGVGSVTKAVEATKAGAFYFVEKPFEPEQMLLLVEKALERRRLRTESENLRKHFQRSEFASMIGASKAMQKIYETIESVAKSDANVLIIGESGTGKELIANAIHFNSLRATHEFVKVNCSALPKELIESELFGYVKGAFTGANQNRSGLIAEAKGGSLMLDEIGEMPLELQPKLLRVLEERRFRPVGSSETFEADFRLIAATNREPREAIKDGQMREDLFYRVSTITISVPPLRERSEDLQLLIDHFFNKFSNKYKRPLQGISQAAYQRLFAHPWPGNVRELQNALERAVLLAKGNQIQPEDLPFGASTVDGEQDGNAAHHFTVPPDLTLDEIEKIVIAETLKRTDGNKQEAARLLGIYRPRLYSKIRKYKLEVSSKPGRRPKKKAATGAGD, via the coding sequence TTGAAACAAGAAATCAACATCCTGGTAGTGGACGATGAACCGATGATGACCGAGGGCCTCAGATTGGTGCTCGGCGCGGAAGGTTATCGTGTGCAAACGGCGCAGGATTTCCGCGCGGGTCACGCGGCGCTGCAACGCGGCGCCTTTGATCTGGTCATCTCCGATTTGCAATTGCCCGATGATCAGCAAGGCGGGTTGTCGTTGCTGCGCGCGGTTAAAAGCCGCGACTCCCAAAATGGCCAATCCGAAACCGAAGTCATCATCATTACTGGCGTCGGTTCAGTCACGAAGGCCGTCGAAGCCACCAAAGCCGGCGCGTTTTACTTTGTCGAAAAGCCCTTCGAGCCGGAGCAGATGTTGCTGCTGGTCGAAAAAGCGCTCGAACGCCGCCGCTTGCGCACCGAGTCTGAGAACCTGCGCAAACATTTTCAGCGCTCCGAATTCGCCAGCATGATCGGTGCCTCGAAGGCGATGCAGAAAATTTACGAGACCATCGAGAGCGTTGCCAAAAGCGATGCCAACGTCCTGATCATTGGCGAATCCGGCACCGGCAAGGAACTGATCGCCAACGCCATTCATTTCAATTCGCTGCGCGCCACGCATGAGTTCGTCAAGGTCAATTGCTCCGCGCTGCCTAAAGAACTGATCGAGTCCGAACTGTTCGGCTATGTCAAAGGCGCGTTTACCGGAGCGAATCAAAACCGCTCCGGCCTCATCGCCGAGGCCAAGGGCGGCAGCCTGATGCTCGACGAAATCGGCGAGATGCCGCTGGAGTTGCAGCCGAAGCTTTTGCGCGTGCTGGAAGAGCGGCGCTTCCGTCCGGTCGGTTCGTCCGAAACCTTCGAGGCCGACTTCCGCTTGATCGCCGCCACCAACCGCGAACCGCGCGAGGCGATCAAGGACGGCCAGATGCGCGAAGACCTTTTCTATCGCGTCTCGACCATCACGATCAGCGTGCCGCCGCTACGTGAACGCAGCGAAGACCTGCAACTATTGATTGATCACTTCTTCAATAAGTTTTCCAACAAATACAAACGGCCGCTGCAAGGCATTTCGCAGGCGGCCTATCAACGCCTGTTTGCCCACCCCTGGCCCGGCAACGTGCGCGAATTGCAGAACGCGCTGGAGCGTGCCGTGCTGTTGGCCAAAGGCAATCAAATTCAACCCGAAGATTTGCCATTCGGCGCGTCCACGGTGGATGGCGAACAGGACGGCAATGCGGCGCACCATTTCACGGTGCCGCCGGATCTGACCTTGGACGAAATTGAAAAGATCGTCATTGCGGAAACCTTGAAACGCACGGACGGCAATAAACAGGAAGCTGCCCGCTTGCTGGGCATCTACCGCCCGCGGTTGTACAGCAAGATTCGCAAATACAAGCTGGAAGTCTCTAGCAAACCCGGACGCCGCCCCAAAAAGAAAGCGGCCACGGGCGCGGGGGACTGA
- a CDS encoding peptidoglycan-binding protein, with protein MRTVTTFGLSLALCAGLTLMAAAQTGQTQATDTTSATQSQAAAAPLEAVNLVITNKEVSAVQAALLGRGYLQARPSGVLNGQTREALRAWQTDHKLEVSGRIDRPTLESLEVSYPATGKETESARRNGMLPSLGYKTKNGALTAKNAVTGTSQSVDNHTKAGYQKTVDTTKNAGLYVKDKTVGAALYTKDKTVGAARYSKDKTVGAFTRTKNVTVSAGQTTSGGVKTAARKTQGAAQRTTDAVVGRSDLDIQTQIRAVLEGDSEARNFTTTVKNGNVTVKLPPGYQQDYSNAIASIRRVGGVKSVFVVQP; from the coding sequence ATGAGAACAGTTACAACATTTGGTTTGAGTCTGGCCCTTTGCGCCGGATTGACCTTGATGGCAGCGGCACAAACCGGGCAAACGCAAGCAACTGATACGACCAGCGCCACCCAATCACAAGCCGCCGCCGCGCCGCTGGAAGCGGTCAATTTGGTCATCACCAACAAAGAAGTCTCGGCCGTGCAAGCCGCCTTGCTGGGACGCGGCTATTTGCAGGCGCGACCGAGCGGCGTCCTTAATGGGCAAACGCGTGAAGCGTTGCGCGCCTGGCAAACCGATCACAAGCTCGAAGTCAGCGGACGCATTGACCGCCCGACGCTCGAGAGCCTGGAGGTCAGCTATCCGGCCACGGGCAAAGAAACCGAGAGCGCGCGCCGCAACGGCATGCTGCCGAGCCTTGGGTACAAGACCAAAAATGGCGCGCTCACGGCCAAGAATGCGGTCACGGGCACTTCGCAAAGCGTGGACAACCACACGAAAGCCGGTTATCAAAAAACGGTGGATACGACCAAGAACGCGGGGCTTTACGTGAAGGACAAAACCGTGGGCGCGGCCCTGTACACCAAAGACAAAACCGTCGGCGCGGCGCGGTACAGCAAAGATAAAACTGTCGGCGCCTTTACGCGCACCAAAAACGTTACGGTGAGCGCGGGGCAAACCACGTCGGGCGGCGTCAAGACGGCGGCGCGCAAAACACAGGGTGCCGCGCAACGCACGACGGACGCCGTTGTCGGGCGCAGCGACTTGGACATCCAAACCCAGATTCGGGCTGTGCTCGAGGGCGATTCTGAAGCGCGCAACTTCACGACCACCGTCAAAAACGGCAATGTCACCGTGAAATTGCCGCCCGGCTATCAACAGGACTACAGCAACGCCATTGCCAGCATTCGGCGGGTCGGTGGCGTCAAGTCGGTGTTTGTGGTGCAGCCTTAG
- a CDS encoding protein phosphatase 2C domain-containing protein: MNVALYAQTDVGMVRSGNEDNFLILDLSTGTSWSAGEEEPPELLTFQQGYYGSLLAVSDGMGGALAGEVASRLAVETVRDRMLQLQAHQNYGKVPFQERLRLAIEEANLLIHSDGMANPAHKGLGATFTGVAVHSGHAYFAQVGDSRAYLIRKGKIARITKDQSLVQQLIDAGQITEEEAETHSYRNVILQALGAHINVNVEVNTLPVCHLDTLVLCSDGLSGKMHAEEILQIVQESADFKTACQNLITLANQRGGEDNITVVIAQFSGSALEQPEGDAIEPQGIARSPDTPTELNWSAGATTDQLTDPTGPDLAGEAVAGSPARTGALTGELNAKKTGPLVAPIPPPPTTSPLPSRTTPLKSTNDMTDRVGPITAVFEIGDFEEELKTTSADGTGDLLPHAPQTNHSGRMAATASHGQGEQKSFSFLPVILTIIALAGIGGAAFWYFNQQQRSTAEAEAVKQHKRLERETQKQSLLTSLHDEITKLKNDLAAAPKVGTEKREKLGQKLNRAQATLIDIAQLSPERIDEIEQRCEDVAKELKQIKKDLEEDLKTQQGTLPAQSTSREPVKL, from the coding sequence ATGAATGTTGCACTGTACGCCCAAACCGACGTCGGCATGGTGCGGAGCGGCAACGAAGACAATTTTCTGATTCTGGATCTTTCGACGGGCACCAGTTGGAGCGCGGGCGAGGAAGAACCCCCGGAATTGCTGACGTTTCAGCAAGGCTATTACGGTTCGCTGCTGGCTGTCTCGGACGGCATGGGCGGCGCGCTGGCCGGCGAAGTCGCTTCGCGGCTGGCGGTTGAGACCGTGCGGGATCGCATGCTGCAATTGCAAGCCCACCAGAATTACGGCAAAGTGCCCTTCCAGGAACGCTTGCGGCTGGCGATTGAAGAAGCCAACCTGCTCATCCATTCGGATGGCATGGCTAATCCCGCCCATAAAGGTCTCGGCGCCACTTTCACCGGCGTCGCCGTGCATAGCGGCCACGCGTATTTCGCGCAGGTCGGTGACAGCCGGGCCTATTTGATTCGCAAAGGCAAAATCGCGCGCATCACCAAAGATCAATCGCTGGTTCAGCAATTGATTGATGCCGGTCAGATTACCGAAGAAGAGGCCGAGACCCACAGTTACCGCAACGTCATCCTGCAAGCCCTGGGCGCGCACATCAACGTCAACGTCGAGGTCAACACGCTGCCGGTTTGCCATCTCGATACGCTGGTGCTGTGCAGTGACGGACTTTCGGGCAAGATGCATGCCGAAGAGATTTTGCAGATCGTGCAGGAATCGGCGGATTTCAAAACCGCCTGCCAAAATCTGATCACCCTGGCGAATCAGCGCGGCGGCGAAGACAACATCACCGTCGTCATCGCGCAATTTTCCGGCAGCGCGCTCGAGCAGCCAGAGGGCGACGCCATTGAACCGCAAGGCATCGCGCGTTCACCGGATACGCCGACCGAACTGAATTGGTCAGCGGGAGCGACGACCGACCAGCTTACCGATCCGACGGGGCCTGACCTCGCGGGTGAAGCTGTGGCCGGGTCACCCGCCCGCACCGGGGCTTTAACCGGTGAACTGAACGCCAAAAAAACCGGGCCTTTAGTCGCGCCCATTCCCCCTCCACCGACGACTTCGCCGCTCCCCTCGCGTACTACCCCGCTTAAGTCAACCAACGACATGACCGACCGCGTCGGCCCGATTACGGCGGTGTTTGAAATTGGCGATTTTGAAGAGGAGTTAAAGACCACTTCGGCTGATGGTACAGGAGACCTCTTACCCCACGCACCCCAAACGAATCATTCCGGGCGCATGGCAGCGACGGCCAGTCACGGTCAAGGAGAACAAAAATCGTTCTCCTTCCTGCCAGTGATTCTGACCATCATCGCCCTCGCGGGGATCGGCGGCGCGGCCTTTTGGTACTTCAATCAACAGCAGCGTTCGACCGCCGAGGCCGAAGCGGTCAAGCAGCACAAGCGCCTGGAACGCGAGACGCAAAAACAATCCCTGCTAACGAGTCTGCATGATGAGATCACGAAACTGAAAAACGACTTGGCGGCGGCACCCAAAGTCGGCACCGAAAAGCGCGAGAAATTGGGCCAGAAGCTGAATAGAGCGCAAGCCACGCTGATTGACATCGCACAACTTTCGCCTGAACGCATAGACGAGATCGAGCAACGTTGCGAAGACGTCGCCAAAGAACTCAAACAAATCAAAAAAGACCTGGAAGAAGACCTCAAAACCCAACAAGGCACGCTCCCCGCGCAAAGCACCAGCCGCGAACCCGTCAAGCTCTAA
- a CDS encoding PLP-dependent transferase, with protein sequence MAFATTAIHAGQDPDPTTGAVAVPIYQTSTYVQDALGQHKGFEYARTQNPTRLACERNLAALEGGLAGHCFASGMSAIHTVLLLLKGGDHVIVSENTYGGTYRLFEQVLKEFGLTFSYVDTTAALNVEAALCPETRMVFVETPTNPMMAIADLAGIAALCQANNLRLVVDNTFMSPYFLRPIEHGADIVVHSTTKYLNGHSDSVGGVAITTKEADADRIGFLQNAAGAILSPFDAFLIMRGTKTLALRMQQHDANGRSVASFLTEHPKVQKVYYPGLPSHPQHARAKQQMSGFGGMLAFETGSLAAARSLLDNVRLSALAESLGGVETLISHPASMTHASVPAEQRARLGITDGLVRISVGIEDVEDIITDLDQALERI encoded by the coding sequence ATGGCATTTGCAACGACAGCAATTCACGCGGGGCAAGACCCCGATCCCACCACCGGCGCGGTCGCCGTGCCGATTTACCAAACATCCACTTATGTTCAGGATGCGCTGGGGCAACATAAAGGCTTTGAATATGCGCGCACGCAAAACCCTACGCGGTTAGCCTGCGAGCGCAATTTGGCGGCCCTGGAAGGCGGGTTGGCCGGGCACTGTTTTGCCTCTGGGATGTCGGCGATTCATACCGTGCTGCTGCTGCTTAAGGGCGGCGATCACGTCATCGTTTCTGAAAATACGTATGGCGGCACTTATCGTTTGTTCGAACAGGTGCTGAAAGAATTTGGGCTAACGTTTTCCTACGTGGACACGACCGCGGCCCTCAACGTCGAGGCGGCCTTGTGCCCCGAAACGCGGATGGTATTCGTCGAGACGCCGACCAATCCGATGATGGCGATTGCCGATTTGGCAGGGATTGCGGCCCTCTGCCAAGCCAACAATTTACGGCTGGTGGTGGACAACACGTTTATGAGTCCCTATTTCCTGCGGCCCATCGAACACGGCGCCGACATCGTGGTGCACTCCACTACGAAATATCTGAATGGTCACAGCGACAGCGTCGGCGGTGTCGCCATTACGACCAAAGAAGCCGACGCCGACCGCATCGGCTTTTTGCAAAACGCCGCCGGGGCAATTCTGTCGCCCTTCGACGCGTTTTTGATTATGCGCGGCACCAAGACGCTGGCGCTGCGTATGCAACAACACGACGCCAATGGACGGAGCGTCGCCAGTTTCCTCACCGAGCACCCGAAGGTGCAAAAAGTTTACTATCCGGGTCTTCCCTCACATCCCCAACACGCCCGCGCCAAACAACAAATGAGCGGCTTCGGCGGAATGCTCGCCTTTGAGACCGGTTCGCTTGCGGCAGCGCGGTCTCTATTGGATAATGTGCGCCTCTCTGCGCTGGCTGAAAGTTTGGGTGGGGTGGAGACGTTAATCAGTCACCCTGCCAGTATGACGCATGCCTCGGTTCCCGCGGAACAACGTGCGCGGTTAGGCATCACCGACGGTCTGGTGCGGATTTCGGTCGGCATCGAAGATGTCGAAGACATCATCACTGATCTCGACCAAGCACTGGAACGGATCTAG
- a CDS encoding protein kinase — protein MHCGAAFSGQRAPTEPTQLMLAPSIKKAPPDELIGRLLDGKYQLQARIGAGGMGAVYQARRVHIGDEVAVKVLHAQYVTEASAVERFRREARAAAMLRHPSVVAIYDFGEARGNDPAFIVMELVEGLSLRALLQRERRLPPERAVALMREICAGVGAAHRHNVVHRDLKPDNVIVTAPAHTGEFEKVKVLDFGIAKLRDLTPDQSLTQTGAVLGTPYYMSPEQCRGDVLDARSDVYSLGAMLYEMIAGQPPFTANTITGVVAKHLTETPVPVNQHTTVAPALEASIMRALAKDPNWRQTDAIAFARDLQSALQGAGGRIIELTPEPSSASRPVSFGEATVAMPPPQPTMPPRAAQTVPPATASTSRPSAPSFSQPSMQAQARQVVPVAHPVTLLPSAVEKTAKQSRNLVYWASISATVLILLAGVAAWLVRHAESVNNRAVASASPSPTPPPVASPPNAKVLAATTAPADDATTYAKPLSVPRAESAEALLAHGEALSEKDLVELGVPELRILRNTVYARHGRMFESPGLQRYFGSRSWYKPNTAYTDELLTEADRTNLEVIATAERQARTTQATTAHASSRLSDQYGPENTRDDRVESAWVEGVKGPGVGEWIAFTFKPQTIQYLEIYPGYGKSKDLFFANHRLKRATLIFSDGTRVAVQLFDEMRVQTVALPALVHTSSLRLIIEEVFPGAQYDDTAIAEISWR, from the coding sequence GTGCATTGCGGCGCCGCGTTCAGCGGTCAGCGCGCGCCCACCGAACCGACGCAACTGATGCTGGCGCCAAGCATCAAGAAAGCCCCACCCGACGAATTGATTGGCCGCCTGCTCGACGGCAAATATCAATTGCAGGCACGCATCGGCGCGGGTGGGATGGGCGCTGTTTACCAGGCGCGGCGCGTGCACATCGGCGACGAAGTCGCGGTCAAGGTTTTGCACGCGCAATACGTCACCGAAGCCAGCGCCGTTGAACGCTTTCGCCGCGAAGCGCGCGCTGCCGCGATGTTGCGCCACCCCAGCGTCGTCGCCATCTATGATTTTGGCGAGGCGCGCGGCAACGATCCGGCCTTTATCGTAATGGAGTTGGTCGAAGGTCTTTCGCTGCGTGCGCTGTTGCAACGCGAACGCCGCTTGCCGCCAGAGCGCGCGGTGGCCCTGATGCGCGAAATCTGTGCCGGTGTCGGCGCGGCGCATCGGCATAATGTCGTTCACCGCGACCTCAAACCCGACAATGTGATCGTCACCGCGCCCGCGCACACAGGCGAATTCGAGAAGGTCAAAGTCCTCGATTTCGGCATCGCCAAATTGCGCGACCTGACGCCCGATCAGAGCCTGACGCAAACCGGCGCGGTGCTGGGCACGCCCTATTACATGTCGCCCGAACAATGCCGCGGCGATGTGCTGGATGCGCGGTCGGATGTCTACAGTTTGGGCGCGATGCTTTATGAAATGATCGCGGGCCAGCCGCCTTTCACGGCCAATACGATCACGGGCGTGGTGGCGAAGCATTTGACCGAAACGCCCGTGCCGGTCAATCAACATACGACCGTGGCGCCCGCGCTCGAAGCCTCGATCATGCGCGCGCTGGCAAAAGACCCCAATTGGCGGCAGACCGATGCCATCGCCTTTGCCCGTGATTTGCAAAGCGCGCTGCAAGGCGCCGGGGGACGCATCATTGAACTGACGCCGGAACCATCTTCTGCCAGCCGCCCGGTATCGTTTGGTGAAGCCACTGTTGCCATGCCGCCGCCACAGCCAACGATGCCGCCGCGGGCCGCACAGACGGTGCCGCCGGCAACGGCGTCAACCAGCAGGCCGTCAGCGCCTTCTTTTTCCCAGCCTTCCATGCAGGCACAGGCAAGGCAAGTCGTGCCGGTCGCGCACCCCGTGACGTTGTTGCCCTCAGCCGTTGAGAAAACTGCCAAGCAGAGCCGCAATCTGGTGTATTGGGCCAGCATTAGCGCCACCGTATTGATTTTGTTGGCTGGCGTGGCCGCCTGGCTGGTGCGGCACGCAGAATCGGTCAACAACCGGGCTGTCGCCAGCGCTTCGCCGAGTCCGACACCGCCCCCCGTGGCTTCGCCACCCAATGCCAAAGTGCTGGCCGCGACCACCGCCCCGGCGGATGACGCCACCACCTATGCCAAGCCGCTGAGCGTGCCCCGCGCTGAAAGCGCCGAGGCGCTTTTGGCCCACGGCGAAGCCCTGTCCGAAAAAGATTTGGTCGAGTTGGGCGTGCCAGAATTGCGCATCTTGCGAAATACCGTGTATGCGCGGCATGGCCGGATGTTTGAATCGCCTGGGTTGCAGCGCTATTTCGGCAGCCGCTCCTGGTATAAGCCAAACACGGCGTATACCGATGAACTGCTGACCGAAGCCGACCGCACCAACCTGGAAGTAATTGCCACCGCCGAACGCCAGGCCAGGACGACCCAAGCCACGACGGCGCACGCGTCCAGCCGCTTGAGCGACCAGTACGGGCCGGAAAACACCCGCGATGATCGCGTCGAATCCGCGTGGGTCGAGGGCGTCAAAGGCCCCGGCGTGGGCGAATGGATTGCCTTCACCTTCAAACCGCAGACGATTCAATACCTCGAAATCTATCCCGGCTACGGCAAAAGCAAAGACCTCTTTTTCGCCAATCACCGGCTCAAACGCGCCACGCTGATCTTTTCGGACGGCACCCGCGTGGCCGTGCAGCTTTTCGATGAAATGCGCGTGCAAACCGTCGCGCTGCCCGCCCTTGTGCACACCAGTTCACTGCGGCTGATCATCGAAGAAGTTTTCCCCGGCGCGCAATACGATGACACCGCCATCGCCGAGATAAGCTGGCGCTGA